A genomic stretch from Diprion similis isolate iyDipSimi1 chromosome 1, iyDipSimi1.1, whole genome shotgun sequence includes:
- the LOC124405740 gene encoding cadherin-23, whose protein sequence is MTTAGAVKTIHPCHTFKRTRIKRLCLLISTILLLFPLCSASNNPPRFLIDGQTEIVVRLKEGPATPVGSLIYRLRAMDPDGDVLSFGVREQPGSDVIRVERMTSNEANVYLNKELDRETRDEYPLVLTLTDGRLGDGNYITQSLLLLVEDTNDNAPIFRPHPTTLTIREDSGPGVLTTVEATDADEGAHGQVVYYLQELDGDDGTFTITTVNGKGIVRLVGPLDYERKYLYQLRILAVDRAINEKVNTGTSAILVKVQDVEDQPPEFIFVPPVTRISENVPVGTPVLRVRAIDGDRGINNKVSYRITKGPSQLMDIDARSGYVFTRAHLDREAEYNSQGAFILEITATEISKVVPAPSVTTEVTVILTDVNDETPTFRSPSYTAEINENAPLNTPVTMLGDAIPEVYDHDLGTNGTFTMFIDDDQGIFEVTPSRGINEATFLVRVKDSLKLDFEERTVVNLTLVAKEVLTSGAKYSVAPVTVFIRDQNDNYPEFTNATYEVSVPENCEVGTTVAWVQAMDQDNGNFGTRGVRYTNLGGSIAHMLIMNPVTGVITVKQTGPSFDRELVSRHFLTVEARDDLGRGNRNSAQLIVSIDDINDNPPVFLQNKYEAVLLENEDNFESPLIVEAFDIDLNGTRNSEIIYALVAGEFSFNFTIDPKRGVIKPAHPMDYEALPISQGHRETAIRSLRLTVRARDMGTPSLSSDAPLTVYLKDVNDNTPAFERALYKKNVPEDVPGGTSILQVKAWDKDLSAPNNKIVYRIQSGAGDKFIIGPENGIISVAPGSNLDPDLTSPKTMRYTLDVIAIDSGTEVQRTANVMVNITIIDVNNKPPVFIDPGTVIVRENTQVGAYVHRIVANDPDIAPVLRYRVDPNSSVARNEEGTLIRVQEYDYLAALELNALDGLLRVVRILDRERVELIRLGLVVEDLASIKGPQTASGTLTIVIEDENDNNPKFRRPFYRRSVTENSKNGVGIANIVADDADKNRSITYSLEGPKEIIELVHLDAETGEMVVANKIDRELYSWLNLTVKATDSGIPPRSSLAEVYVQVLDENDNNPYFVSELNNLTVREDAAVGTEIAVIEAMDPDSGDFGRVTYLLDRMASQGKFAINSETGSLTVADALDWETRSSYSLVIEAWDNYQFGYTAGESRNAFKQIHVTVLDVNDNSPTVEVPETCVSISEFHEIRDAVTVIKAKDADDPLTPNGRVMFKILSGNEMGLFNLEQTDFWTARVTARRSLKGRFGNYSLHLEARDSGSPVNKVEATLHICVLDYNDNAPVFISPQHNTTVRVAENVTVGSIVVQVEATDSDTGLNGEVHYRLKQDHAGHWRTFLIDDKTGVVSLRLPLDRETQKIYEIRVEAYDLGIPTPLSSDLDLIIYVRNINDYEPQFLIDVFNVHFTEEMAAGSESVILPETIDRDEVDDLDDPPSQVCYFIVGGNDDETFNLDHYSHELTAAKKLDREVQEEHLLLIKATEDCNTIPANESFFDAADDTLLKVVVEVSDINDNPPRFIRRVFTGGVTTEADFGTQFMQVKAVDLDAGDNAAVSYYQIGKIQMTLSEGLDDVKNQPFLVDRITGAVSLNFDPQRGMKGYFDFVVLANDTDGLKDVARVFIYLLREDQRVRFVLRQHPPEIRQGIETFREVLGNVTGAIVNVDDYKIHENQDGSVDRTRTDLYIHLVNRQDNSILEVSDVLALVDRNIEKLDTLFKEFNVLDTQPAQAQAVVQVEQAGTTLWLLALTLFLGALLILCIALCLSQRASFRRQLKAAKASPFSATDSEFIRGPGRVPNTNKHSMEGSNPIWMHAYENEWFKNDESFSHMSDRDSLDENALNNEDTMNESNLNDVQRRDSNPYYIQPRTGSLASSSIDSGTEEQNDLGREPGPFRAHNPVVNNPLGKKLETTEL, encoded by the exons ATGACGACAGCCGGTGCAGTGAAAACAATTCACCCTTGCCATACGTTCAAAAGGACGAGAATCAAGAGATTATGCCTACTAATCTCTAccattttattactttttcctcTGTGCTCGGCGAGCAATAATCCACCGAGATTTCTTATCGATGGACAGACAGAAATCGTGGTGAGATTGAAGGAAGGCCCAGCAACTCCAGTCG GTAGTTTAATATACAGACTGCGTGCAATGGACCCGGACGGCGATGTGCTTTCTTTTGGGGTCCGCGAACAGCCGGGCAGCGATGTGATACGTGTTGAGAGGATGACTTCCAACGAGGCAAATGTGTATCTGAACAAGGAGCTCGACAGGGAG ACTAGGGATGAGTACCCTCTGGTCCTGACATTGACCGACGGTCGGCTCGGCGATGGGAATTACATAACCCAGAGCCTGCTTCTCCTCGTCGAAGACACGAACGACAATGCGCCAATTTTTCGGCCGCATCCAACGACCCTCACCATCCGCGAGGACTCTGGACCCGGTGTGCTGACCACCGTCGAAGCAACCGATGCCGACGAAGGGGCTCACGGTCAAGTCGTCTATTACCTTCAAGAGCTTGACGGAGACGACGGGACCTTTACTATTACGACGGTGAACGGAAAGGGAATTGTTCGGCTCGTCGGCCCTCTTGactatgaaagaaaatatctaTACCAGTTGAGAATCCTCGCTGTAGATCGTGCCATAAATGAAAAG GTAAACACGGGGACATCGGCAATTCTGGTGAAAGTGCAGGACGTGGAAGACCAGCCTCCGGAATTCATATTTGTTCCACCAGTCACGAGAATCAGCGAAAATGTGCCTGTCGGTACTCCTGTTCTTCGAG TTCGAGCCATCGATGGTGACAGAGGTATAAACAACAAGGTTAGCTACCGTATTACGAAGGGGCCAAGTCAGCTGATGGACATCGACGCAAGGTCCGGCTATGTTTTCACCAGGGCTCATCTAGATCGAGAAGCGGAGTATAACAGCCAGGGTGCTTTCATATTGGAGATCACTGCGACGGAGATTTCAAAGGTCGTTCCAGCGCCGTCGGTGACTACCGAGGTCACTGTCATTCTGACGGACGTCAACGACGAGACACCGACGTTTCGCAGTCCTTCGTACACGGCTGAGATAAACGAAAACGCGCCTCTTAACACGCCTGTAACAATGCTTGGAGACGCGATACCGGAAGTCTATGATCATGATTTG GGAACCAATGGTACCTTTACAATGTTCATCGACGATGACCAGGGGATATTCGAGGTGACACCATCTCGCGGTATTAATGAAGCGACATTTCTCGTCCGGGTCAAAGATTCCTTGAAGTTGGATTTCGAAGAACGAACAG TTGTCAACTTGACCCTTGTCGCCAAAGAGGTTCTGACTTCCGGAGCCAAGTACAGCGTTGCTCCAGTGACTGTCTTCATCCGAGATCAAAACGACAACTATCCCGAGTTCACCAACGCAACTTATGAGGTCTCGGTGCCGGAGAATTGTGAGGTTGGTACAACCGTTGCTTGGGTTCAAGCTATGGATCAAGACAATGGAAATTTCGGGACCAGGGGTGTCCGTTACACGAATCTAGGAGGAAGCATCGCGCATAT GCTGATCATGAACCCCGTTACCGGTGTGATTACGGTGAAACAGACAGGTCCAAGTTTCGACCGAGAATTAGTCTCCAGACACTTTCTCACTGTAGAAGCTCGCGACGATCTCGGCAGGGGCAACAGAAACAGCGCACAGCTAATAGTCAGCATAGATGATATCAACGACAACCCTCCCGTATTTTTGCAGAACAAATACGAAGCTGTGTTGCTTGAAAACGAGGATAACTTCGAGTCTCCCCTTATCGTGGAAGCTTTTGACATTGACTTGAACG GCACGCGAAACAGCGAGATCATCTATGCCCTTGTGGCGGGCgaattttcgttcaatttcactATTGACCCGAAACGAGGAGTGATCAAACCTGCGCATCCCATGGACTATGAAGCGTTGCCCATCAGTCAGGGACACAGAGAAACGGCTATAAGATCCCTTCGCTTGACGGTCAGAGCCCGGGACATGGGTACTCCCAGCCTTAGTTCAGATGCTCCTCTGACCGTCTATCTCAAGGACGTGAATGATAACACTCCAGCTTTCGAAAGGGCACTCTACAAGAAAAATGTGCCGGAAGATGTGCCCGGTGGTACATCGATATTGCAG GTGAAGGCTTGGGATAAGGATCTATCGGCCCCGAACAACAAGATAGTTTATCGTATCCAAAGCGGTGCTGGGGACAAATTTATAATAGGTCCCGAGAATGGCATCATCAGTGTAGCACCAGGATCAAATTTGGATCCGGATTTGACGTCACCGAAAACGATGCGATATACGTTGGACGTGATTGCTATTGACAGTGGAACTGAGGTTCAACGAACCGCCAATGTTATGGTGAACATCACTATTATTGACGTCAATAACAAGCCTCCGGTGTTTATCGACCCAGGAACTGTAATTGTTAGGGAAAACACTCAG GTTGGTGCCTATGTCCATCGCATTGTTGCTAACGACCCCGATATTGCGCCAGTTTTACGCTACCGAGTTGATCCAAACTCTTCAGTAGCCAGAAACGAGGAAGGAACTTTGATCCGTGTTCAAGAGTACGACTATTTGGCGGCCTTGGAGCTGAACGCGTTGGACGGCCTCTTGAGGGTTGTCCGAATCCTGGACAGAGAAAGAGTGGAGCTGATTCGACTCGGTCTGGTTGTGGAGGATCTGGCTTCAATAAAAGGACCGCAAACAGCTTCCG GAACTCTGACGATTGTAATCGAGGACGAAAATGACAACAACCCAAAGTTTCGCAGACCTTTCTATAGGCGGTCGGTTACTGAGAACAGTAAAAACGGAGTCGGTATAGCGAATATTGTTGCCGATGATGCAGACAAGAATCGAAGTATTACTTACTCCTTAGAAGGGCCTAAGGAGATAATCGAACTGGTACACCTTGATGCTGAAACTGGAGAGATGGTTGTAGCCAACAAAATTGACCGCGAACTCTACTCATGGTTAAATCTTACCGTCAAAGCTACAGACTCGGGCATACCACCAAG atCTAGCCTGGCTGAAGTGTATGTTCAAGTATTAGACGAAAACGATAACAATCCTTACTTCGTGAGCGAACTAAACAATTTGACGGTCCGTGAAGACGCGGCGGTGGGAACGGAGATTGCGGTCATTGAAGCGATGGATCCAGACAGCGGAGATTTTGGCAGAGTAACATATTTGCTTGATCGCATGGCTTCTCAG GGAAAGTTTGCTATCAACTCTGAAACTGGATCACTCACCGTAGCCGATGCTCTAGATTGGGAAACACGGAGTTCCTATTCTTTGGTGATCGAAGCCTGGGACAATTATCAATTTGGCTACACAGCTGGAGAGTCTAGAAACGCCTTCAAGCAGATCCA CGTTACTGTACTTGACGTAAATGACAATTCTCCAACCGTTGAAGTACCAGAGACGTGCGTGAGTATCTCTGAATTTCATGAGATCCGGGACGCAGTTACCGTTATCAAAGCCAAAGACGCCGATGATCCGCTGACGCCGAACGGTCGCGTGATGTTCAAAATTCTATCTGGCAACGAGATGG GCCTCTTCAACTTGGAACAGACGGATTTCTGGACCGCCAGAGTTACAGCACGACGATCATTGAAGGGACGCTTTGGAAATTACAGCCTGCATCTCGAAGCACGAGACTCGGGGAGTCCGGTCAACAAGGTTGAAGCAACTCTCCATATTTGCGTTTTGGACTACAACGACAACGCCCCTGTGTTCATCAGTCCTCAGCATAATACTACTGTTCGAGTTGCTGAG AACGTCACCGTAGGATCGATCGTCGTCCAGGTTGAAGCAACGGACAGTGACACTGGCCTGAACGGAGAAGTGCACTATAGGTTGAAACAAGATCACGCTGGTCATTGGCGGACGTTTTTGATCGATGACAAAACTGGTGTCGTATCGTTGAGGCTTCCGCTTGATAGAGAAACCCAGAAGATTTACGAG ATTCGTGTCGAAGCTTATGACCTGGGAATACCTACACCGCTCAGTTCCGATCTCGACTTAATAATCTATGTCAGGAACATCAACGATTACGAGCCACAGTTTTTGATCGATGTCTTCAACGTTCATTTTACCGAGGAGATGGCCGCTGGCTCGGAAAGCGTTATTTTACCGGAGACTATCGATAGGGATGAGGTTGACGACCTAGACGATCCCCCGAGTCAAGTCTGCTATTTCATAGTCGGCGGTAACGATGACGAGACCTTTAATCTGGACCACTATTCTCACGAATTAACA GCAGCTAAAAAACTTGACCGCGAAGTGCAAGAGGAGCATCTACTGCTGATCAAAGCCACAGAAGACTGCAACACGATACCCGCTAACGAGAGTTTCTTCGACGCGGCTGACGACACGTTGCTAAAAGTGGTCGTTGAGGTCAGCGACATCAACGATAACCCACCGAGATTCATCAGACGAGTTTTTACCGGCGGAGTAACAACGGAAGCAGATTTCGGAACACAGTTTATGCAAGTCAAG GCTGTAGATTTGGACGCGGGTGACAACGCAGCAGTCAGCTACTATCAGATTGGTAAAATTCAGATGACACTGTCCGAGGGTCTCGATGATGTCAAAAATCAACCGTTTTTGGTGGATAGAATCACCGGCGCAGTAAGCCTCAACTTCGATCCTCAGCGCGGGATGAAAGGATACTTCGATTTTGTG GTACTAGCAAACGACACGGACGGCTTGAAGGACGTGGCGCGAGTTTTCATATACTTATTAAGAGAAGATCAGCGGGTTCGATTCGTTTTACGACAGCATCCACCGGAAATTCGTCAAGGGATTGAAACATTCCGCGA AGTTTTGGGTAACGTGACAGGCGCCATAGTTAACGTTGACGACTACAAGATCCACGAAAATCAGGACGGGTCAGTGGATCGAACCAGAACTGATCTTTATATTCATCTGGTCAATCGTCAGGATAATTCGATTCTCGAAGTATCTGACGTCTTGGCACTGGTGGATCGGAACATTGAGAAGCTGGACACTCTCTTCAAGGAGTTCAACGTCCTTGACACTCAGCCAGCCCAGGCGCAGGCTGTTGTACAAGTAGAACAAGCCGGAACAACCCTGTGGCTGTTGGCTTTGACTCTGTTCCTTGGGGCGTTGTTGATACTCTGCATAGCATTGTGCCTGTCGCAGAGAGCATCGTTCCGACGACAGCTAAAGGCAGCAAAAGCATCGCCGTTCAGTG CTACCGATTCTGAGTTCATCCGCGGTCCTGGACGGGTACCAAATACGAATAAGCACAGCATGGAAGGGTCCAACCCGATATGGATGCACGCTTATGAAAACGAGTGGTTTAAGAACGACGAATCTTTCAG TCACATGTCCGACAGAGATTCCCTCGACGAAAATGCTCTGAACAACGAAGATACTATGAACGAATCGAACCTCAACGACGTGCAACGGCGCGACAGCAATCCCTATTACATTCAACCAAGGACCGGTTCTCTGGCAAG CAGCAGCATAGACAGCGGTACTGAAGAACAGAACGACCTGGGCCGAGAACCAGGCCCCTTTCGGGCCCATAACCCAGTGGTTAATAATCCCCTGGGGAAGAAATTGGAAACTACTGAATTGTAG